One segment of Streptomyces sp. NBC_01463 DNA contains the following:
- the galU gene encoding UTP--glucose-1-phosphate uridylyltransferase GalU yields the protein MHKIQKAVIPAAGLGTRFLPATKATPKEMLPVVDKPAIQYVVEEAAAAGLNDVLMITGRNKRALEDHFDRNYELESALTRKGDDERLVRVQESSDLATMHYVRQGDPRGLGHAVLCAEPHVGAEPFAVLLGDDLIDPRDPLLARMTEIQEREGGSVVALMEVAPEQIHMYGCAAVEATAEDDVVRVTGLVEKPEPGDAPSNLAVIGRYVLDPAVFGVLRETEPGRGGEIQLTDALQQLAADEKVGGPVHGVVFRGRRYDTGDRGDYLRAIVRLACEREDLGPDFRTWLRGFVAAEL from the coding sequence ATGCACAAGATCCAGAAGGCCGTCATACCCGCTGCCGGGCTCGGTACCCGGTTCCTGCCGGCGACGAAGGCGACTCCCAAGGAGATGCTGCCGGTGGTCGACAAGCCGGCGATCCAGTACGTCGTGGAGGAGGCCGCCGCCGCGGGCCTGAACGACGTCCTGATGATCACCGGGCGCAACAAGCGCGCGCTGGAGGACCACTTCGACCGGAACTACGAGCTGGAGTCGGCGCTGACCCGCAAGGGCGACGACGAGCGGCTGGTCCGGGTCCAGGAGTCCAGTGACCTGGCGACCATGCACTACGTCCGGCAGGGCGACCCCAGGGGCCTCGGCCACGCCGTCCTGTGCGCGGAGCCCCACGTGGGCGCCGAGCCCTTCGCCGTGCTGCTCGGTGACGACCTGATCGACCCGCGCGATCCGCTGCTGGCCCGCATGACCGAGATCCAGGAGCGCGAGGGCGGCAGCGTCGTCGCGCTGATGGAGGTCGCGCCCGAGCAGATCCACATGTACGGCTGCGCCGCGGTGGAGGCCACCGCGGAGGACGACGTCGTGCGCGTCACCGGACTGGTCGAGAAGCCGGAGCCCGGGGACGCCCCCAGCAATCTGGCGGTCATCGGACGCTACGTCCTGGACCCCGCCGTCTTCGGCGTGCTGCGCGAGACGGAGCCGGGCCGGGGCGGCGAGATCCAGCTGACGGACGCGCTCCAGCAGCTCGCCGCCGACGAGAAGGTCGGCGGTCCGGTGCACGGCGTCGTCTTCCGCGGCCGCCGCTACGACACCGGTGACCGAGGCGACTACCTCCGGGCCATCGTCAGACTGGCCTGCGAGCGCGAGGACCTGGGTCCGGACTTCCGTACCTGGCTGCGCGGCTTCGTGGCCGCCGAGCTCTGA
- a CDS encoding phosphocholine cytidylyltransferase family protein: MIGMILAAGAGRRLRPYTDTLPKALVPVGPEGDEESLTVVDLTLGNFAEVGLTDVAIIVGYRKEALYERKAALEAKYGVSITLIDNDKAEEWNNAYSLWCGRDALKDGVILANGDTVHPVSVEKTLLAARGEGKKIILALDTVKQLADEEMKVVVDPGKGVQRITKLMDPSEATGEYIGVTLIEGDAAEELADALKTTFERDPDLYYEDGYQELVNRGFKVDVEPIGDVKWVEIDNHEDLAKGRTIACQY; the protein is encoded by the coding sequence ATGATCGGCATGATTCTGGCGGCCGGCGCCGGCCGCCGTCTGCGCCCCTACACCGACACGCTTCCCAAGGCCCTGGTGCCGGTCGGGCCCGAGGGCGACGAGGAGAGCCTGACCGTCGTCGACCTGACGCTCGGCAACTTCGCCGAGGTCGGCCTGACCGACGTCGCGATCATCGTGGGCTACCGCAAGGAGGCCCTGTACGAGCGCAAGGCCGCCCTGGAGGCGAAGTACGGCGTCAGCATCACGCTGATCGACAACGACAAGGCCGAGGAGTGGAACAACGCCTACTCCCTCTGGTGCGGCCGTGACGCCCTCAAGGACGGCGTGATCCTCGCCAACGGCGACACCGTGCACCCCGTCTCCGTCGAGAAGACGCTGCTCGCCGCCCGCGGCGAGGGCAAGAAGATCATCCTCGCCCTCGACACGGTCAAGCAGCTGGCCGACGAGGAGATGAAGGTCGTCGTCGACCCCGGCAAGGGCGTCCAGCGGATCACCAAGCTGATGGACCCGTCCGAGGCCACCGGCGAGTACATCGGCGTCACGCTCATCGAGGGCGACGCGGCCGAGGAGCTGGCCGACGCGCTGAAGACCACGTTCGAGCGCGACCCGGACCTGTACTACGAGGACGGCTACCAGGAGCTCGTCAACCGCGGCTTCAAGGTCGACGTGGAGCCGATCGGCGACGTCAAGTGGGTCGAGATCGACAACCACGAGGACCTGGCCAAGGGCAGGACCATCGCGTGCCAGTACTGA